One Bacteroidales bacterium genomic window carries:
- a CDS encoding aminopeptidase P family protein, producing the protein MFNKETYQKRRDALRKEFKDGILFFYGNDESPMNYADNPFPFRQDSTFLYYFALDKPELYAVMDIDEGKEYIFGDDFTVEDFVWMGYQPPIKEQSKAAGIENTGNIKELTELLEKAKKQGRNIRFLPPYRAEHELKLLRLLGLAPEQSQEKASIEMIKAIGEQRNIKSDEEIAEIEKAVNISVDMHLAAMHTARPGMKEYEVMAKVHEVAHRNGGNISFPIIATIHGEFLHNHYHGNTIQSGDLFLLDAGAETGMLYAGDLSSTFPVDPKFTQAQKDIYQVAFKAHEGAMKALKPDKNFMEVHLEAARNLAEGMKDMGFMKGNVNDAVEAGAHALFFPCGLGHLMGMDAHDMENLGEQYVGYAGKPKSKQFGLKSVRLGRPLKPGFVITIEPGVYFSPQLIDDWEAAKKHSDFINYDKVEEYKTFGGTRNEENVLITEDGYQILGKQKPKTLEQVEEEREKAFSGELTNRIS; encoded by the coding sequence ATGTTTAACAAAGAGACCTATCAAAAACGTAGAGATGCCCTAAGGAAAGAATTCAAGGACGGTATCCTTTTCTTCTACGGCAATGATGAAAGCCCGATGAATTACGCCGACAATCCTTTTCCCTTTCGTCAGGACAGTACTTTCCTTTATTACTTTGCACTCGATAAGCCCGAGTTATATGCCGTGATGGATATTGACGAAGGGAAGGAGTATATTTTCGGGGATGATTTCACGGTGGAGGATTTTGTTTGGATGGGCTATCAGCCGCCGATCAAAGAACAAAGCAAGGCCGCGGGAATTGAAAATACCGGCAACATCAAAGAGCTTACTGAGTTACTCGAAAAAGCAAAAAAACAGGGAAGAAACATACGATTCCTGCCCCCTTACAGGGCAGAACACGAGCTGAAGCTGTTAAGGCTTCTCGGCCTTGCTCCTGAACAGTCTCAGGAAAAAGCTTCCATTGAAATGATAAAGGCTATCGGCGAACAACGCAACATCAAATCCGATGAAGAGATTGCTGAAATAGAGAAAGCCGTGAACATCAGTGTTGACATGCACCTGGCTGCCATGCACACCGCCAGGCCAGGGATGAAAGAGTACGAGGTGATGGCAAAAGTGCACGAGGTAGCCCACAGAAATGGAGGTAACATTTCATTCCCTATCATTGCAACCATTCATGGAGAATTTCTGCACAACCACTATCATGGAAACACTATCCAAAGCGGTGACCTGTTCCTTCTGGATGCCGGCGCGGAAACAGGAATGCTCTATGCAGGCGATTTGTCCAGCACCTTTCCGGTAGATCCCAAATTTACTCAGGCACAAAAAGACATTTACCAAGTAGCCTTTAAAGCCCATGAAGGAGCAATGAAGGCCTTGAAGCCTGACAAAAACTTCATGGAAGTACATCTTGAAGCCGCCCGGAACCTAGCTGAAGGGATGAAAGATATGGGGTTTATGAAAGGCAACGTGAATGATGCCGTGGAGGCGGGTGCCCACGCTCTCTTCTTCCCTTGCGGACTCGGCCACCTGATGGGTATGGATGCCCATGATATGGAAAATCTGGGTGAACAATACGTGGGATATGCAGGCAAACCCAAAAGTAAACAGTTCGGGCTCAAATCGGTAAGGCTGGGTCGCCCGCTAAAACCAGGCTTCGTGATTACCATTGAACCAGGCGTATACTTCAGCCCCCAATTGATTGATGATTGGGAAGCGGCAAAGAAGCATAGCGATTTCATCAATTATGACAAGGTGGAAGAATACAAAACGTTTGGCGGTACGCGAAATGAAGAAAATGTATTGATCACCGAAGATGGATACCAGATACTGGGAAAACAGAAACCCAAAACCCTCGAACAGGTGGAAGAAGAAAGAGAAAAGGCATTCAGTGGGGAACTGACAAATAGGATCAGCTAG
- a CDS encoding proline racemase family protein, which produces MYGAVITPPTTEDADFGTFFLHNEGYSTMCGHAIIALSKMVMETRMIGKKVMNPN; this is translated from the coding sequence ATGTACGGTGCCGTCATCACCCCTCCTACAACCGAAGATGCTGATTTCGGTACTTTCTTCCTTCACAATGAAGGTTACAGCACCATGTGCGGCCACGCCATCATCGCATTGAGCAAAATGGTGATGGAAACCCGCATGATAGGAAAAAAGGTGATGAACCCGAACTGA
- a CDS encoding proline racemase family protein — translation MRPRHHRIEQNGDGNPHDRKKGDEPELIINAPPGKIYARAYRKNKLVYKVSFKNVPPFVLWKDQTVEVPELDTIPVDVAYGGAFYAFCRANNIDVKL, via the coding sequence GTGCGGCCACGCCATCATCGCATTGAGCAAAATGGTGATGGAAACCCGCATGATAGGAAAAAAGGTGATGAACCCGAACTGATCATCAACGCTCCTCCGGGTAAAATATATGCCCGGGCATACCGCAAAAATAAACTTGTATATAAAGTATCTTTCAAAAATGTACCGCCTTTCGTGTTATGGAAAGATCAGACGGTTGAAGTGCCGGAACTGGATACCATCCCGGTTGATGTTGCTTATGGCGGGGCTTTTTATGCATTCTGCCGAGCAAACAACATAGATGTGAAGCTGTAA
- a CDS encoding proline racemase family protein, with translation MEQHEIKHPFEEDLSFLYGTIITGEPHDTGHHSRNVCVFAGGEVDRSSTGSGVSARAAIHHAKGKLKTGEEITVESILDMLMTVKVTEKTKYGPFDAVIREVSGTASFTGQHRFYFDTDDPIRRGFIFK, from the coding sequence ATGGAGCAACATGAGATCAAACATCCCTTTGAGGAGGATCTGAGCTTCCTTTACGGTACCATCATCACTGGTGAACCTCATGATACCGGGCACCACAGCCGCAATGTATGTGTATTTGCCGGAGGGGAGGTTGATCGCTCATCCACAGGTTCGGGCGTCAGTGCAAGAGCTGCCATCCATCATGCAAAAGGTAAGTTAAAAACCGGGGAAGAGATTACAGTGGAAAGTATCTTGGACATGTTGATGACCGTAAAGGTAACTGAAAAAACGAAGTACGGACCCTTTGATGCTGTTATCCGAGAAGTATCGGGAACGGCATCTTTCACCGGTCAGCACCGTTTTTATTTTGACACTGATGATCCAATCAGGAGAGGATTTATCTTCAAATAG